Proteins encoded within one genomic window of Triticum aestivum cultivar Chinese Spring chromosome 2D, IWGSC CS RefSeq v2.1, whole genome shotgun sequence:
- the LOC123051527 gene encoding ricin B-like lectin R40G3 — MESHHHHHPAHRHRLSPDRQREANAMYCSTPMEYDRPVAPINSSVPSACIAQIEHIAMDYYRETYGGYGMATPGYAAPVPYGMSQVNIDGNCGGRPMPPQPTVKIYCRANPNYAMSVRNGKVVLAPANPKDDYQHWIKDMRWSTSIKDEEGYPAFAMVNKATGQAIKHSLGQSHPVRLVPYNPDYLDESVLWTESRDVGNGFRCVRMVNNIYLNFDALNGDKYHGGVRDGTEVVLWKWCEGDNQRWKLQPYY; from the exons ATGGaatcccaccaccaccaccaccccgcaCATCGACATCGCTTATCACCTGACAGGCAGCGTGAGGCCAACGCCATGTATTGTAGCACACCAATGGAATATGATCGTCCCGTCGCCCCTATAAATTCCTCCGTCCCGTCGGCATGCATTGCGCAGATCGAGCATATAGCCATGGACTACTACCGCGAGACCTACGGCGGGTACGGGATGGCGACGCCCGGGTACGCGGCGCCGGTGCCGTACGGCATGTCGCAGGTGAACATCGACGGCAACTGCGGCGGGCGCCCCATGCCGCCGCAGCCGACGGTGAAGATCTACTGCCGCGCCAACCCCAACTACGCCATGTCCGTGCGCAACGGCAAGGTGGTGCTGGCGCCGGCCAACCCCAAGGACGACTACCAGCACTGGATCAAGGACATGAGGTGGAGCACCAGCATCAAGGACGAGGAGGGGTACCCCGCCTTCGCCATGGTGAACAAGGCCACCGGGCAGGCCATCAAGCACTCCCTCGGCCAGTCCCACCCT GTGCGTCTGGTGCCGTACAACCCAGACTACCTGGACGAGTCGGTGCTGTGGACGGAGAGCAGGGACGTGGGCAACGGCTTCAGGTGTGTGCGCATGGTGAACAACATCTACCTCAACTTCGACGCCCTCAACGGCGACAAGTACCACGGCGGCGTGCGCGACGGCACCGAGGTCGTGCTCTGGAAGTGGTGCGAGGGCGACAACCAACGCTGGAAGCTCCAGCCGTACTACTGA